TCTTGCTATTGCTACCCTTTGTTTTTGTCCTCCAGAAAGTTTTGAAGGATAATATTCTTTCTTATCCTCAAGCCCAACTTTTTTCAATAATTCATGTGCTTTTTTCTTCATTTTTTCCTTATCTTCTTTTTTAACTACAACTGGTGCTTCAATTATATTTTTCTCTACTGTCATGTGAGGAAACAGATTAAAGCTTTGAAAAACCATTCCCATTTTTTCAATCTTAATTCTTGTATCATTTTTATCTTTAAAGTTTATTTTTTCTCCTTCCACATAAATTTCACCTTCATTTGGAATTTCAAGAGTATTTAAGCACCTTAAAAAAGTACTTTTTCCAGAACCAGAAGGCCCTATTATTACAAGAACTTCTCCCCTTTTTACATTTACACTTAGATTTTCAAAAACTGTTAATGTTCCAAATTTCTTAGTTAAATTCTTGGTTTGTATCATATACATTGAAAACACCTCCTTAATATACAGACAATCTTTTTTCTGTTAAAGAAAAAATAATGTTAAAAACTGTGGTCATAAGTAAGTATAATAAACCTGCCATTAAAAATGGCTCTACTGGTCTTCCAGTGGAAGACATTTGAAGTTGAGCATTTCTCATTAATTCCTCCATTGTTATCGCAGAAACTAAGGATGTATCTTTAAGCATTGTTATGAACTCATTGCCAACTGATGGAAGTATTACTCTAAATGCTTGTGGTAGTATAACCTTTGTCATTGTCTGTATATTAGTAAAACCCAAGGCTTTACATGCTTCAAATTGTCCTTTATCTATAGAAATTATTCCCCCTCTTATAATTTCAGACATATATGCTCCTGAATTTAAACTAAGTCCAATTATTGCAGCAACCATAGGCGTAAGACTTATTCCTAAAAACGGTAATCCATAATAGAAGAAAAATAATTGTAAAAACATTGGTGTTCCTCTAAATATCCATGTATAAAAGGATATAATGTATACTATAATTTTATTATTTGATAGCTTCAGTCCCGCTACAATTACTCCAATAAAACTTCCCAAAATTACAGATATAACAGTTAGCTCTATTGTTATAACACTTCCTTTAAGTAATACTGGAAGCATATTACTTAAAATATCTATTTCCACTTAACTCACCCCTTATATGCATCAAATCCAAACCACTTAACTGAAAGTTTTGATAAAGTTCCATCTTTTTTTAGTTCATTAATTATTTTTTGAACTTCATCTTTTAATGCATTATCTCCCATTCTAAAAGCTATACCCATAGGTTCTTTTGAAACCATTTCATCTAAAACTTCAAATTGACCGGGTTTTTTAGAAATATAGTATCCTCCTACTTGTGCATCCATAATTACAGCATCTATTCTTCCTATTGACATATCGCTAAAAGCCTCTGTTATTTTTCCATATTTTCTCAATTCTTTAATGTCCTTCAATTTACTTTCAGCAGTTATTTGTCCTGCTGATCCCATTTGACATCCAATTACTTTTTCCTTAAGATCAGAAAGTTTTTTTATTGAATTATTTCCTTTTTTAACTGCTATAATTTGTCCGCCTAAAACATATGGTTCCGTAAAGTTAAGAGATTTTTTTCTCTCATCAGTCATTGTAAATCCAGCAATTATAGTATCAAATTTTTTAGATTGTAATCCTAATAATATACCACTGAACTCAGTAGTTATAAATTCAACTTTAACCCCTAATTTTTTTCCTATCTCTTTAGCTAAATCTATATCAAACCCAACTAAATTATTTTTTTCATCTCTAAACTCCATTGGTGGATATCCATCATCTAATCCCACCAACAATTTTCCAGAGTTTTTAACACTTGCAAGTGAACTATCAGAACTACTATTTGTAGTAGAAGCTCCCTTTGAACCACATCCTGTTAGTGATACAATCCCCATTATAATCACTAATAATATGCTCATAATTTTTTTCATATTTATACACCCCTTTTTACTTATATACCCCTTTTTATAATACTTGTTTGTAAATAAATATTAAGTAATTTGCATCTTTATAAATAATTATACATTTATTATTATAATTATGCAAGTATTTTATGAATATTTATTCAAAATATTTTATACATATACAAACAAAACCTTTGGTATTTCTACCAAAGGTTTTGTTTGGGATTTTTTATATGATCTATCCAGTATTATTATACATGTGTATTTTTATAATTATATATGTTTTATAACTTCATCTGCAAATTCTATAGTTTTAGCACTTCCTCCAAGATCATATGTTACACATTTTCCTTCTTCCAAAACTTTAGATACTGCATTTTCTATTTTATCAGCTGCATTATTTTCACCTAAATATCTAAGCATCATAACACCACTTAATATAAGTGCAGTTGGATTTGCTATGCCACTCCCTGCAATATCCGGTGCTGAACCATGAACCGCTTCAAAAACCGCAATATCTTTTCCTATGTTAGCACCTGGTACAATTCCAAGTCCACCCACAAGACCTGATGCCATATCTGATAATATATCACCATATAAATTAGGCATCACTAAAACATCATAGTTTTCAGGATTTTGAACAAGTCTCATACTCATAGCATCTACTATCATATCATTAAATTCTATATCCCTATATTTACTTGCAACTTCCTTTGCACATCTTAAAAATAGTCCATCGGATAACTTCATTATGTTTGCTTTATGCACTGCTGTTACCTTTTTTCTTTGTTGTTTTTTCGCAAGATTAAAGGCAAAATCCACAATTCTATCACTTGCCTTTTTAGTAATTATTTTTATAGTTTCAGCCGCTTCTTCTCCTACATTATGTTCAATTCCCGCATATAGTCCCTCTGTATTTTCCCTAACTATAACAAGATCCACATTTTCATATCTACATGGAACTCCTTTATATGTCTTTACAGGTCTTACATTTGCATAAAGATCAAGAGATTTTCTAAGTCCAACATTTACACTTCTAAATCCCTTCCCAACAGGTGTTGTAACAGGTCCCTTTAATGCAACCTTATTTTTCTTTATACTATCAATTACATACTCTGGAAGAGGTACACCCTCTTTTTCTATAACTTTTGCACCAGCTTCGACAACTTCCCAATTTATTTTAACTCCAGTAGCTTCAATTACTTTTTTTGTTGCTTCAGTTATTTCTGGTCCTATTCCATCTCCAGGAATTAATGTTACATTATACCCCATTTCAAATCCCCCTCATTTTTAATTATTCTTACACTTTATGCTATTTATAAGACCACCTTTTAGTAGCATATCTTTTTGTCTTTCTGAAACTTTAAGGCTCATTTCATACTTCTCATTTTTAGTTATGTTTTTCAAAATAACTTTTCCATTTTGTACTGCTTCCTTTGCATTTTCTATAACAACTTCATCAAATTCATCTATACTTTCATAATCACTACCATTTATAAATTCCAATGGCATTATACCGTTATTTATAAGATTAGCTTTATGAATTCTAGCAAATGATTTTGCAAATACAGCTTTTATACCAAGATACAATGGTGCTAATGCTGCGTGTTCTCTACTAGAACCTTGACCATAATTTTCTCCAGCAACTATATATCCACCACCGTTTTCCTTTGCTCTTTTAGGAAACTCTTCATTACATGGCGTTAAACAAAAGTTAGCAAGATGAGGTATATTAGATCTAAATGGTAATAGCTTTGCATTAGATGGCATTATATGATCAGTTGTAATATTATCTCCAACTTTAATTAATGCTTTTCCACTAACAACATCCTTTAATTCCTCTGCTCTTGGGAAAGGTTTTATGTTAGGTCCTCGCACAACTTCTACACTTTCCCCATGTTCTGCTGGTTTTACAATAAGATTATCATTAATTAAGAACCTACTAGGCATTTCTACATTTGGAGCTTCTCCAAATTCTCTTGGATCTGATATACATCCATTTAATGCTGAAACTGCTGCAATTTCTGGACTTACCAAATATACACCTGCTGTTTTAGTTCCACATCTTCCTTCAAAATTTCTATTTATAGTTCTTAATGATACTGCCCCATTAGCAGGTGCTTGACCCATTCCAATACAAGGTCCACATCCAGATTCTAAAATTCTAGCTCCTGCTGCAATCATTTTTGCTAAAGCCCCATTTTCAGCTATCATATTTAATACTTGTTTTGAACCAGGTCCAATTACCAAAGATACATCTTCATTGATTGTTTTTCCTTCTAGTATTTTTGAAACCTTCATCATATCTACATATGATGAATTTGTGCAACTTCCTATTGTAACTTGGTTAACTTTTTTACCTTTAAGTTCTGAAACTTTAACTACATTATCAGGACTATGTGGACAAGCAACCATAGGTTCTAATTCACTTAAATTTATAGATACAATATCATCATATACAGCATCATCATCTGCTTTTATTTCAGTAAAGTCTCCTTCTCTTCCTTGAGCCTTTAAAAATTCTAAAGTAATCTCGTCGCTAGGGAAAATAGATGTTGTTGCTCCAAGTTCAGCTCCCATATTAGTTATAGTAGCTCTTTCTGGAACAGATAAAGTTTTTACTCCCTCTCCTGCATACTCAAATACTTTATCAACTCCACCTTTTACAGTTAATCTTCTTAATAGTTCTAAAATAATATCCTTTGCAGAAACCCAAGAATTTAGTTTTCCTGTAAGCTCCACCTTA
This Clostridium novyi NT DNA region includes the following protein-coding sequences:
- a CDS encoding amino acid ABC transporter ATP-binding protein, coding for MYMIQTKNLTKKFGTLTVFENLSVNVKRGEVLVIIGPSGSGKSTFLRCLNTLEIPNEGEIYVEGEKINFKDKNDTRIKIEKMGMVFQSFNLFPHMTVEKNIIEAPVVVKKEDKEKMKKKAHELLKKVGLEDKKEYYPSKLSGGQKQRVAIARALAMEPDLMLFDEPTSALDPELVGEVLNVMKELAKEGMTMIVVTHEMGFAREVADRVIFMDGGKIVEEGSPEELFNNPKEERTKLFLNKVFK
- a CDS encoding amino acid ABC transporter permease — its product is MEIDILSNMLPVLLKGSVITIELTVISVILGSFIGVIVAGLKLSNNKIIVYIISFYTWIFRGTPMFLQLFFFYYGLPFLGISLTPMVAAIIGLSLNSGAYMSEIIRGGIISIDKGQFEACKALGFTNIQTMTKVILPQAFRVILPSVGNEFITMLKDTSLVSAITMEELMRNAQLQMSSTGRPVEPFLMAGLLYLLMTTVFNIIFSLTEKRLSVY
- a CDS encoding ABC transporter substrate-binding protein, with the translated sequence MKKIMSILLVIIMGIVSLTGCGSKGASTTNSSSDSSLASVKNSGKLLVGLDDGYPPMEFRDEKNNLVGFDIDLAKEIGKKLGVKVEFITTEFSGILLGLQSKKFDTIIAGFTMTDERKKSLNFTEPYVLGGQIIAVKKGNNSIKKLSDLKEKVIGCQMGSAGQITAESKLKDIKELRKYGKITEAFSDMSIGRIDAVIMDAQVGGYYISKKPGQFEVLDEMVSKEPMGIAFRMGDNALKDEVQKIINELKKDGTLSKLSVKWFGFDAYKG
- a CDS encoding isocitrate dehydrogenase (NAD(+)) → MGYNVTLIPGDGIGPEITEATKKVIEATGVKINWEVVEAGAKVIEKEGVPLPEYVIDSIKKNKVALKGPVTTPVGKGFRSVNVGLRKSLDLYANVRPVKTYKGVPCRYENVDLVIVRENTEGLYAGIEHNVGEEAAETIKIITKKASDRIVDFAFNLAKKQQRKKVTAVHKANIMKLSDGLFLRCAKEVASKYRDIEFNDMIVDAMSMRLVQNPENYDVLVMPNLYGDILSDMASGLVGGLGIVPGANIGKDIAVFEAVHGSAPDIAGSGIANPTALILSGVMMLRYLGENNAADKIENAVSKVLEEGKCVTYDLGGSAKTIEFADEVIKHI
- a CDS encoding aconitate hydratase; translated protein: MGFNIVEKILKNHLVVGEMKDGNEIGIRIDQTLTQDSTGTMAYLQFEALGVEKVKTKRSVAYIDHNMLQTGPENADDHRYIQTVTKKHGIYFSKPGNGICHQVHLERFGVPGQTLVGSDSHTPTAGGIGMIGIGAGGLDVAVAMGGGEYYIKTPKVVKVELTGKLNSWVSAKDIILELLRRLTVKGGVDKVFEYAGEGVKTLSVPERATITNMGAELGATTSIFPSDEITLEFLKAQGREGDFTEIKADDDAVYDDIVSINLSELEPMVACPHSPDNVVKVSELKGKKVNQVTIGSCTNSSYVDMMKVSKILEGKTINEDVSLVIGPGSKQVLNMIAENGALAKMIAAGARILESGCGPCIGMGQAPANGAVSLRTINRNFEGRCGTKTAGVYLVSPEIAAVSALNGCISDPREFGEAPNVEMPSRFLINDNLIVKPAEHGESVEVVRGPNIKPFPRAEELKDVVSGKALIKVGDNITTDHIMPSNAKLLPFRSNIPHLANFCLTPCNEEFPKRAKENGGGYIVAGENYGQGSSREHAALAPLYLGIKAVFAKSFARIHKANLINNGIMPLEFINGSDYESIDEFDEVVIENAKEAVQNGKVILKNITKNEKYEMSLKVSERQKDMLLKGGLINSIKCKNN